Proteins from one Aulosira sp. FACHB-615 genomic window:
- a CDS encoding DUF3131 domain-containing protein: MLHKYYQQKLWRWIALFLIGTILQFLIYIPTPVLSQNANSCSNITAPLTAEEQTYARSAWQYFVKNYQPATGFTNSVGGYPSGTLWDMGNYLMALNAARWMNLTDQADFDSRLNKFLTGLSNIKLFEDALPNKVYNTATGQMVDYGNNAIERGIGWSALDIGRVLAAFDVIRTCHPQYNDWLKGIIARWQVARSLKDGQLYGATVLPDNKTLLVQEGRLGYEEYAVRGYQLWGFSAPKALAWEPYKTVEINGVQIPVDTRDFQSTNANNYIVSESYILDGIEFGLQGELADFAAKVLEVQKRRYEATGQLTAVTEDNIDQAPYFLYNTVYANGQSWATITDTNQPYPQFRSVSTKAAFGWRYLYPDNAYAQKLFDAVKDLRSPDESGYYAGIYEETKQPNKALTGNTNGLILEILYYKARGNRSLITGYVNTAAKAPSNNNSAATPTPTNPPPTSGNNSNVGEVKVTPNPPVKNPQVEEVAITPIPPVDSPNSSSQLKLTRPLTVVERRYAEAAWRYFQANYHPKNGLVDDRSDFKGATLWGLGDYLAALHTARSLDVISPKEFDQRTRHLLAALGKLQLFAGELPNRGYDTRSLQPIDYGGNPVIEGNGWSALDIGRLLAGLYNLKSYHPEYTKAVDQIVLDWSYLRVVRDGLLSSATVIKNPQGRYLTRVNLDTRLGYEEYAARAFQLWGFDVSGSAVGGEYQTTVVEGVKIPTQRQRTDTNSKVNQYTVSNPFILYGLEFGLDPKMRSLFEPIFQAQVERYRRTGTLTAAATTLIDRKPYTVHSAITAQGQPWEVVSDDGQTVPQGRMVSTAVAFGYAALLPDNQYSQKLLQGTTDLYNPLTGFYEGFYEATGKTAVGFTSSTNSMILQSLLYTLTNHKPLIAANTSLNSPWWEAIAQGDSGRGLPRIPQPKIKLISDSNGNYWASPPENHRTAK, encoded by the coding sequence ATGTTACACAAGTACTATCAACAAAAATTGTGGAGATGGATTGCATTGTTCTTGATTGGAACAATCTTGCAATTTTTAATTTACATCCCCACGCCAGTTTTATCGCAAAATGCCAATAGCTGTAGCAATATTACTGCGCCTCTGACAGCCGAAGAACAAACTTATGCCCGTTCTGCTTGGCAGTATTTTGTCAAAAATTATCAGCCAGCAACAGGATTTACCAATTCTGTGGGGGGTTATCCTTCAGGAACCCTGTGGGATATGGGGAATTATTTAATGGCGTTGAATGCGGCGCGATGGATGAATCTGACTGACCAAGCAGATTTTGACTCTCGGCTGAATAAGTTTTTAACAGGTCTAAGCAATATCAAGTTATTTGAAGATGCTTTACCCAATAAAGTCTATAACACGGCTACCGGGCAGATGGTTGATTACGGTAACAATGCCATTGAACGGGGTATTGGCTGGTCTGCTTTAGATATTGGTCGGGTTTTAGCGGCGTTTGATGTGATTCGCACTTGTCATCCCCAATATAATGATTGGCTCAAAGGCATTATAGCCAGGTGGCAAGTAGCGCGATCGCTCAAGGATGGACAACTTTACGGGGCGACGGTTCTCCCAGATAACAAAACATTATTAGTCCAAGAAGGGCGACTAGGTTACGAAGAATATGCCGTCCGGGGGTATCAACTCTGGGGTTTTTCTGCACCCAAAGCTTTGGCCTGGGAACCATATAAAACAGTGGAAATTAATGGTGTGCAGATTCCCGTTGACACCCGCGATTTTCAAAGTACTAACGCCAATAATTACATTGTTAGCGAGTCTTATATTTTAGATGGCATTGAATTTGGCTTACAAGGTGAATTAGCTGATTTTGCAGCTAAAGTTCTGGAAGTGCAGAAGCGCCGTTACGAAGCGACAGGTCAGTTAACAGCAGTCACCGAAGATAACATCGACCAAGCACCTTATTTTCTCTACAATACTGTTTACGCTAACGGGCAGAGTTGGGCCACAATTACCGATACTAACCAACCTTATCCCCAGTTTCGCAGTGTAAGTACCAAAGCCGCATTTGGTTGGCGTTACTTGTACCCAGATAATGCTTACGCCCAAAAACTGTTTGATGCAGTCAAGGATCTGCGTAGCCCTGATGAAAGTGGTTATTATGCAGGGATTTATGAGGAAACGAAACAGCCAAATAAAGCCTTAACTGGGAATACCAACGGGCTAATTTTAGAGATTTTGTACTACAAAGCCAGAGGAAATCGTTCTTTAATTACTGGTTATGTCAATACAGCCGCCAAAGCACCAAGTAATAATAATTCTGCGGCGACTCCCACACCCACAAATCCACCGCCAACATCTGGGAATAATTCTAATGTGGGAGAGGTGAAAGTCACGCCCAATCCCCCAGTCAAGAATCCCCAAGTTGAGGAGGTGGCGATTACCCCGATTCCCCCAGTTGATAGCCCAAATTCATCATCTCAGTTGAAATTAACTCGACCATTAACAGTGGTAGAACGGCGTTATGCAGAAGCGGCTTGGAGGTATTTTCAAGCCAATTATCATCCCAAGAATGGCTTAGTTGACGATCGCAGTGATTTCAAAGGTGCAACACTCTGGGGATTAGGCGATTATCTCGCCGCACTCCACACCGCCCGATCATTGGATGTAATTTCCCCAAAAGAATTTGACCAGCGCACCCGCCATTTATTAGCAGCGTTAGGAAAATTACAGTTATTTGCCGGGGAATTACCGAATCGGGGTTATGATACGCGATCGCTCCAACCCATAGACTACGGCGGTAATCCAGTCATTGAAGGCAATGGTTGGTCAGCTTTGGATATTGGCAGACTGTTAGCTGGGTTGTATAACTTAAAAAGCTACCATCCAGAATATACCAAAGCGGTTGATCAAATTGTCTTGGATTGGTCATACCTGCGGGTAGTCCGGGATGGATTGCTTTCCAGTGCGACGGTGATTAAAAATCCCCAAGGGCGATATCTGACTCGCGTCAACCTGGATACTCGTTTAGGGTATGAAGAATATGCAGCACGGGCTTTTCAATTGTGGGGATTTGATGTCTCAGGTTCGGCTGTGGGTGGCGAATATCAAACAACTGTAGTAGAAGGAGTGAAAATACCAACTCAGCGTCAACGTACTGATACTAACTCCAAAGTCAATCAATACACCGTCAGCAACCCATTTATTCTTTATGGATTAGAGTTTGGTTTAGATCCGAAAATGCGATCGCTATTTGAACCCATTTTCCAAGCCCAAGTTGAACGTTACCGTCGCACCGGGACTTTAACAGCCGCCGCGACAACCTTAATCGACCGCAAGCCTTACACTGTCCACAGCGCCATTACCGCCCAGGGTCAACCTTGGGAAGTTGTTAGCGATGATGGACAAACAGTACCCCAAGGAAGAATGGTCAGTACTGCTGTGGCTTTTGGATATGCTGCTTTGTTACCAGACAATCAATACAGTCAAAAGTTACTGCAAGGTACAACTGACTTATATAACCCACTCACAGGTTTTTACGAAGGCTTTTATGAAGCTACAGGTAAAACCGCCGTTGGTTTCACCAGCAGCACCAACAGCATGATTTTGCAATCTTTGTTGTATACACTCACCAACCACAAACCCTTAATTGCTGCCAATACTTCCCTGAATTCTCCCTGGTGGGAAGCGATCGCCCAAGGAGATTCCGGCCGTGGTCTTCCTCGAATTCCTCAGCCAAAAATTAAACTAATTTCTGATAGTAATGGCAATTACTGGGCATCTCCGCCAGAAAATCACCGCACTGCAAAATAA
- a CDS encoding DUF3131 domain-containing protein yields MSSDFQPPPKGLSILSYVGGVVTAIIAIAGLNFWSGRLSQKTQTPEVSASQTATPIDQVDPQAQKIAKLDADSAVLPGTPIAASELVSKTPYIAPGVGKLDAAEMAAARLAWSYFQKNWNEKTGLVNSVDGFASVTIWDQAAAIAALVSAKELNIITNAEFETKMTKMLQTLASLPLYKGELPNKVYNAQTLIPVNYGQLDKPEEIGWSAIDLGRMAIWLKIVEAKYPKMRSPVQAVWQHWQVKRLTKNGQMYGTSVVEGKEQYNQEGRLGYENYAAYGLKLWGLDVKQALDYQSNTAFVNLYGQGVPYDRRDANNSGGNNYVLSEPYILDGIETGFQALPKAYADRILAAQAARYQATQELTALTEDNLDRPPYFVYNSLFVNGKPWATITDTQAQHNNLRFLSAKAAIGWHVLYKTDYTRSLTDTVFSQLKSEKGWYNGLYESLRQPNKSLTANNNGVILESLLYKQVGQPLIIWAGVK; encoded by the coding sequence ATGAGTTCTGATTTTCAACCACCACCTAAAGGCTTATCTATCCTGAGTTATGTTGGAGGGGTGGTGACAGCGATAATTGCGATCGCTGGGTTAAATTTTTGGTCTGGTCGTCTTTCCCAAAAGACACAAACACCCGAAGTATCAGCCTCTCAAACTGCTACTCCCATAGATCAGGTAGATCCACAAGCCCAAAAAATCGCCAAACTTGATGCTGACTCCGCCGTTTTACCAGGAACACCAATCGCCGCCAGTGAACTTGTAAGCAAAACACCTTACATTGCGCCGGGAGTAGGCAAACTCGATGCAGCAGAGATGGCGGCGGCGCGTTTAGCTTGGTCATATTTCCAAAAAAACTGGAACGAGAAAACCGGCTTAGTTAATTCTGTGGATGGTTTTGCATCTGTCACGATTTGGGATCAAGCAGCTGCGATCGCAGCTTTGGTTAGCGCCAAAGAACTCAACATTATTACTAACGCAGAATTTGAAACGAAGATGACCAAAATGTTGCAGACTCTGGCATCTTTACCTTTATATAAAGGTGAACTGCCGAACAAAGTCTACAACGCTCAAACTCTCATACCTGTTAATTACGGTCAACTCGATAAACCAGAAGAAATTGGTTGGTCAGCCATTGATTTGGGAAGAATGGCAATTTGGCTGAAGATTGTGGAAGCTAAGTATCCCAAAATGCGATCGCCTGTACAAGCGGTGTGGCAACATTGGCAAGTCAAGCGCCTCACCAAAAATGGTCAGATGTACGGTACATCTGTTGTTGAAGGTAAAGAGCAGTATAACCAAGAAGGTCGCTTGGGCTATGAAAATTATGCTGCTTATGGTTTGAAGCTTTGGGGTTTGGATGTTAAACAAGCCTTAGATTATCAGTCGAATACTGCTTTTGTGAATCTTTACGGTCAAGGTGTTCCTTATGATCGTCGGGATGCGAACAACTCCGGCGGAAATAACTACGTCCTCAGCGAACCATATATTCTAGACGGTATCGAAACAGGATTCCAAGCACTGCCAAAAGCTTATGCCGATAGAATCTTAGCGGCTCAAGCAGCGCGTTATCAAGCCACACAAGAATTAACCGCCCTAACCGAAGATAACTTAGATCGTCCACCATATTTTGTTTACAATAGCTTGTTTGTCAACGGTAAACCTTGGGCGACAATTACCGATACTCAAGCACAACATAATAATTTACGTTTTCTCAGTGCCAAAGCTGCGATCGGCTGGCACGTACTTTACAAAACTGATTACACCCGTTCTTTAACTGATACTGTCTTTTCTCAACTCAAATCAGAAAAAGGTTGGTACAACGGCTTATATGAATCTCTGCGCCAACCAAATAAATCTCTAACTGCTAACAATAATGGGGTGATTTTAGAAAGTTTGCTTTATAAACAAGTTGGTCAACCTTTGATTATTTGGGCAGGAGTAAAATGA
- a CDS encoding LLM class flavin-dependent oxidoreductase — protein sequence MSKTRKFRLGAFIQATGHHVSAWRHPDSQADAGFNFEHYKEITQTAERGLFDAVFLADSPGVWGGSPETQKRNGKLVHFEPVTLFSALSAVTQNVGFIATASTTYEEPYTLARKFASLDYLSNGRAGWNVVTTGNENAAANFGLEHHPEHSQRYERAEEFVEVVKGLWDSWDDDAFIRDRESGIYFDPDKLHILNHKGKHFAVRGPLNVGRPPQGYPVIVQAGASESGRDLAARTAEVIFTANQTLADAQEFYADVKGRLAKYGRSPEDLKIMPGAFPIIGRTEAEAQEKYEFLQSLIHPDVAWGILKTYYKGVDLSKYSLDDLAPELPNDTNNNKSRLKLVKDLATRGTLTLRQLYLALATARGHRTILGTPETIADQLEEWFNNGAADGFNIMPPILPTGLDDFVNLVVPVLQKRGLFRTEYEGRTLRENLGLRRPVNGFVAKQQNERLVLA from the coding sequence ATGAGCAAAACACGTAAGTTTCGTTTAGGTGCATTTATTCAAGCCACTGGACATCATGTTTCTGCATGGCGGCACCCCGATTCACAAGCAGATGCTGGGTTCAACTTTGAGCATTATAAAGAAATTACCCAGACCGCCGAACGTGGCTTGTTTGATGCAGTTTTTCTGGCAGATAGTCCAGGAGTCTGGGGTGGCTCTCCAGAGACTCAAAAACGCAATGGCAAACTAGTGCATTTCGAGCCAGTCACTTTGTTTTCGGCTTTGTCTGCTGTTACTCAAAATGTCGGCTTCATTGCTACTGCCTCCACTACCTACGAAGAACCCTACACCCTGGCACGTAAGTTTGCCTCACTAGACTACCTCAGTAATGGTCGGGCAGGCTGGAACGTAGTTACAACAGGTAATGAGAATGCTGCTGCGAATTTTGGTCTTGAGCATCATCCAGAACATAGCCAGCGTTATGAACGGGCGGAAGAATTTGTCGAAGTAGTCAAAGGACTGTGGGATAGCTGGGACGATGATGCCTTTATTCGTGACAGAGAATCAGGCATCTATTTTGATCCCGACAAGCTGCATATACTTAACCACAAAGGCAAGCACTTTGCCGTCAGAGGCCCGTTAAATGTTGGTCGTCCGCCGCAAGGTTATCCGGTAATTGTGCAAGCTGGAGCCTCGGAATCTGGACGGGACTTGGCAGCACGGACGGCTGAAGTCATCTTTACAGCCAATCAAACCTTAGCTGATGCCCAGGAATTTTACGCTGATGTCAAAGGTCGGTTAGCGAAATATGGGCGCTCTCCAGAGGATCTAAAAATCATGCCTGGAGCTTTCCCCATCATTGGCCGGACTGAAGCAGAAGCCCAAGAAAAATATGAGTTCCTGCAATCTTTAATTCATCCTGATGTTGCTTGGGGTATTTTAAAGACCTATTACAAAGGTGTTGATTTATCAAAATATTCTTTAGATGATTTAGCGCCTGAATTACCAAACGACACCAACAATAACAAGAGTCGTCTGAAGCTAGTAAAAGATTTAGCCACTCGTGGGACTCTCACACTCCGCCAGTTGTATCTGGCCTTGGCAACAGCAAGAGGCCATCGCACCATACTTGGTACCCCTGAAACCATTGCTGACCAACTAGAAGAATGGTTCAACAATGGGGCAGCAGATGGCTTTAATATTATGCCGCCAATACTACCTACAGGGTTGGATGACTTTGTTAACTTAGTCGTTCCTGTTCTCCAGAAACGCGGACTATTTCGGACTGAATACGAAGGTCGTACCCTGCGCGAAAATCTCGGTCTGCGTCGTCCAGTCAATGGTTTTGTTGCTAAACAACAGAATGAAAGATTGGTATTGGCATAA
- a CDS encoding amidohydrolase family protein → MVEYSRLKTSPSAAIRATLDYPVIDTDVHTNDFTPAFEDYIAKYGGSKLVDELRKAESSRLNSKSNGKDWYQQTPEERQYNRTIRSPWWARVTRNTLDLATYTLPALLYERQAEQGSDYSVLFPNNVLAPAGASPENRQALQRAVNHYHADIYRKYSDRLTVVAGIPMTTPKEAIEELEFAVKTLGLKVANIPGGVKRPIKAIADKYPADQFPEIARYASYIDFFGLDSEYDYDPFWAKAVELGVPITTHYGSQGWTGRSSISNYMNNHIGHFADGSQAFAKALFFGGVTRRFPQLRVGMLEGGADWGAHVYIHLVDRFSKRNIKALQNYNPELTNADELFELFERFGGEITEGYSLSKEELTKSVLGSSFSRHSRAPIGSELEDFAAAGIENIEDIRDRWVNSFFFGSESDDRTIAAAFNNKANPLGVKINAIYSSDVGHWDVPDLTSPLSESWDLVKEGVITEDDFKAYVFSNPYKFYTEANPDFFKGTAIESKVNSFTSPQVDQKLVVA, encoded by the coding sequence ATGGTTGAATATAGCAGATTAAAAACTTCTCCCTCTGCCGCAATCAGAGCCACCCTTGATTATCCGGTAATTGATACCGACGTTCATACTAATGATTTCACCCCGGCTTTTGAAGATTACATTGCTAAATACGGCGGGTCAAAGCTTGTAGACGAATTACGCAAGGCAGAATCTTCTCGGCTGAACTCTAAGAGTAACGGTAAAGACTGGTATCAACAAACTCCAGAAGAGCGTCAATACAATCGCACAATTCGATCGCCTTGGTGGGCGAGAGTTACTCGCAATACTCTAGACCTTGCTACTTACACTTTGCCTGCACTACTTTATGAACGCCAAGCAGAGCAAGGTTCAGACTATTCGGTATTGTTTCCCAATAATGTGCTTGCACCTGCTGGAGCCAGCCCAGAAAATCGCCAAGCACTACAACGGGCGGTCAATCACTACCACGCTGATATCTATCGCAAATATAGCGATCGCTTGACGGTGGTAGCTGGTATCCCAATGACTACTCCAAAAGAAGCCATCGAAGAGTTAGAGTTTGCTGTAAAAACCCTAGGTTTAAAAGTAGCAAATATTCCTGGTGGTGTGAAACGTCCAATTAAAGCGATCGCCGATAAATATCCCGCCGATCAATTCCCTGAAATCGCCAGATATGCTTCTTACATTGACTTTTTTGGATTAGATAGCGAATACGACTACGATCCATTCTGGGCTAAGGCTGTGGAATTGGGTGTGCCAATTACTACTCACTATGGTAGCCAAGGTTGGACGGGACGCTCTTCCATCAGTAATTACATGAACAACCACATCGGTCACTTTGCCGATGGTTCCCAAGCATTTGCTAAAGCGTTGTTCTTCGGCGGTGTTACCAGACGTTTCCCTCAGTTGCGCGTGGGGATGCTGGAAGGTGGTGCAGATTGGGGCGCTCACGTCTACATTCATTTGGTAGACCGTTTCTCCAAACGTAATATCAAAGCACTGCAAAACTACAATCCAGAGCTTACCAATGCAGATGAGTTGTTTGAGTTGTTTGAGCGTTTCGGTGGCGAAATTACTGAAGGATATTCCCTCAGCAAAGAAGAATTAACCAAGAGTGTACTTGGTTCTTCCTTCAGCCGTCATAGCCGTGCGCCAATTGGTAGCGAACTTGAAGACTTTGCTGCGGCTGGAATTGAAAACATTGAAGACATCCGCGATCGCTGGGTGAATAGCTTCTTCTTTGGTTCCGAATCTGACGATCGCACCATCGCCGCAGCATTCAACAACAAAGCTAATCCCTTGGGTGTGAAGATTAACGCCATCTATTCTTCTGACGTTGGTCACTGGGATGTACCCGACCTCACCTCACCATTGTCTGAAAGCTGGGATTTGGTGAAAGAAGGCGTAATTACTGAAGACGACTTCAAAGCTTACGTATTTAGTAATCCCTACAAGTTCTATACCGAAGCTAACCCTGATTTCTTCAAGGGTACAGCGATTGAATCCAAGGTAAATAGCTTTACTTCTCCACAAGTTGATCAAAAACTTGTCGTAGCTTAA
- a CDS encoding dienelactone hydrolase family protein, protein MAIERRSGLLPYLFSAVGEDANKPAPLVLFLHGARDRGNDLDVLLKWGLPRFVNESSSLPYFFLAPQLPEGQTWVERESDVIALLDNFIASRPIDASRVIISGFSLGTAGAWHIAASHPGRFAGLVAVSGRVPQTLESSQIDALKEIPIQIFQGAKDEKLSIDATQQVVDTLRGVGGTVDFTVLPEGDHFIADEVYTDLKLQNWLISQSRRASVAV, encoded by the coding sequence ATGGCTATTGAACGTCGCTCTGGTTTATTGCCTTATCTGTTCTCGGCTGTTGGGGAAGATGCCAACAAACCCGCGCCTTTAGTATTGTTTTTGCATGGCGCACGCGATCGCGGTAATGATTTAGATGTGCTGCTGAAATGGGGCTTACCTCGGTTTGTGAATGAATCAAGCTCTTTACCATACTTCTTTTTAGCGCCCCAACTTCCTGAAGGACAGACTTGGGTAGAGCGAGAATCAGATGTGATTGCTTTGTTAGATAATTTCATTGCTTCCCGGCCTATCGATGCTTCCCGTGTGATTATCTCTGGATTTAGCTTGGGAACTGCTGGGGCTTGGCATATCGCTGCTTCTCATCCTGGTCGCTTTGCTGGTTTGGTAGCGGTGTCTGGTCGCGTTCCTCAAACCTTAGAATCAAGCCAAATAGATGCACTCAAGGAAATTCCCATCCAAATATTCCAAGGTGCTAAGGATGAAAAACTCTCAATCGACGCTACACAGCAGGTTGTTGATACCTTACGGGGAGTGGGTGGCACAGTAGATTTTACTGTATTACCTGAAGGTGATCACTTTATCGCCGATGAAGTGTATACAGACTTGAAATTGCAAAATTGGCTAATTTCACAGAGCCGTCGTGCTTCTGTAGCTGTTTAA
- a CDS encoding aldo/keto reductase, with product MTLPTTKLGQTGLTVSRLVLGTMTFGLQTDEETSIKILDTAAEAGINFLDTADVYPLGGGLATAGRTEEIIGRWLKGKREHFILATKAVGKVGPAPWDQGASRKHILDAIDASLRRLGTDYVDLYQLHSDDASTPLDETLEALDTVVRAGKVRYIGVSNYLAYRLARALGRADVRNLTRFVSIQPRYNLLFREIERELLPLAKEEGLGVIPYNPLAGGLLTGKHNFNQGPTAGTRFTLGTAAERYQERYWRDREFNTVEELRTVADHAGLSLTTLALAWVLANPIITAPIIGASRPEQLSDSLKALEVTLDENLKQKLDDITAEYRRGDSLR from the coding sequence ATGACATTACCAACTACGAAACTTGGTCAAACTGGATTGACTGTTTCGCGCCTTGTTCTAGGTACAATGACCTTTGGCTTGCAGACGGATGAAGAAACTTCGATAAAAATCCTCGATACAGCCGCCGAGGCGGGAATCAATTTTTTAGATACAGCCGATGTTTATCCTTTAGGTGGTGGTTTAGCTACGGCTGGGCGTACCGAAGAAATTATTGGACGCTGGTTAAAAGGTAAGCGCGAACATTTTATTTTGGCTACCAAGGCTGTGGGCAAGGTTGGCCCTGCACCTTGGGATCAAGGAGCTTCACGCAAACATATTTTAGATGCGATCGATGCTTCCTTAAGACGACTGGGAACTGATTATGTTGACTTGTATCAACTGCATTCTGATGATGCGTCAACTCCCCTTGATGAAACACTAGAAGCATTAGATACAGTGGTGCGTGCTGGGAAAGTGCGCTACATTGGGGTTTCTAACTATTTAGCTTACCGTCTTGCCCGTGCTTTGGGTCGGGCTGATGTGCGGAATTTAACTCGCTTCGTCTCGATTCAACCCCGCTACAATTTGTTATTTAGAGAAATTGAGCGAGAACTATTACCTTTGGCGAAGGAAGAAGGACTGGGTGTAATTCCTTACAATCCTTTGGCGGGTGGTTTGTTAACAGGTAAACATAATTTTAATCAAGGCCCCACAGCCGGCACTCGTTTTACCTTGGGTACTGCGGCAGAACGTTATCAAGAGCGTTACTGGCGCGATCGCGAGTTCAATACTGTGGAAGAATTACGCACAGTGGCGGATCATGCTGGTTTATCTCTGACAACTTTAGCATTAGCTTGGGTTTTGGCGAATCCGATTATTACTGCTCCTATTATTGGCGCGAGTCGTCCCGAACAACTCAGTGACAGCCTCAAAGCTTTGGAAGTCACACTTGATGAAAATTTGAAACAAAAACTCGACGATATTACCGCCGAATACAGAAGAGGAGATTCGCTGCGTTAG
- a CDS encoding ABC transporter substrate-binding protein, translated as MVNRRRFLNVATSGICGFSMAYMLGSCSQQTQQQVIKTANLEIKTKVLRMGYQSAGDLVRNRQVLEKRLEPLGIKVEWAQFVQGPQLMEGMAAGKVDVGSVGETPPIFAQVAGSKLVYVVGTQRTPTTGTSSVIAVPPESSLTKFEEIKGQEVYFQKGSASHYFILRALQSIGLTIKDIKIRSIPTIEARAAFLEGRIPVWMTGDPHYAIAQKLNRIRVLRDSVGLDSPGGYYIADRKFAEENPGLLKIIIEELHGLDKWADANRDEVKKLMITEQKLAPDVADLVMSRRTFAGRRGLSPSLIAEQQRVADLFFESGVIPKKINIQEALLPPELYAAITPSEIMV; from the coding sequence ATGGTTAACCGCCGTCGTTTTCTCAATGTTGCCACATCGGGTATATGTGGTTTTTCTATGGCATATATGTTGGGAAGTTGTAGTCAACAAACCCAACAGCAAGTAATCAAAACTGCCAATTTAGAAATTAAAACTAAAGTCCTCCGTATGGGCTATCAGAGTGCGGGGGATTTGGTACGAAATCGCCAAGTTTTAGAAAAACGCCTAGAACCATTGGGAATTAAGGTGGAATGGGCGCAGTTTGTCCAAGGGCCGCAACTGATGGAGGGAATGGCCGCAGGTAAAGTTGATGTGGGTTCTGTAGGAGAAACGCCGCCAATTTTTGCACAAGTCGCTGGTTCCAAATTGGTTTATGTTGTTGGTACACAAAGAACGCCAACAACAGGAACAAGTAGTGTGATTGCTGTACCACCAGAATCTTCTTTAACTAAATTTGAAGAAATTAAGGGACAGGAAGTATATTTTCAAAAAGGTTCAGCATCCCACTATTTTATTTTGAGAGCTTTACAATCTATTGGTTTGACTATCAAAGATATAAAAATCAGAAGTATACCGACTATCGAAGCACGGGCGGCTTTTTTAGAAGGGAGAATTCCGGTGTGGATGACTGGTGATCCCCATTATGCGATCGCCCAAAAACTCAACCGGATTCGTGTCCTCAGAGATTCTGTAGGTTTAGATTCTCCTGGTGGCTACTATATTGCAGATCGAAAATTTGCGGAAGAAAATCCTGGCTTACTCAAAATTATCATTGAGGAACTTCATGGTCTTGATAAATGGGCTGATGCAAATCGAGATGAAGTCAAAAAATTGATGATTACAGAACAAAAACTAGCACCAGATGTAGCCGATTTAGTAATGTCTCGCCGCACTTTCGCCGGACGCAGAGGTCTAAGTCCGTCTTTGATAGCAGAACAACAACGTGTAGCAGATTTATTTTTTGAATCAGGTGTCATACCCAAGAAAATCAACATTCAAGAAGCCTTACTTCCACCTGAGTTATATGCTGCTATCACACCATCAGAAATTATGGTTTAG